The segment AAACTCTTAAATGGATCTCGGTGGCACCTGCATTTCGGATCATCTTAATGATCTTGCGGCTGGTTGTCCCTCTCATGATGGAATCGTCTACAATCACAACACGTTTTCCATCCACTACATTCTTCACTACGTTGTACTTTATCTTGGCACCGAAATCTCGGATCTTTTGGTCCGGTTCGATGAAAGTTCTACCCACATAGTGAGAACGGATGAGTCCCGATTGAAAAGGAATTCCAGAAGCTTCTGAATATCCTAAAGCTGCGATATTTGCAGAATCCGGAACAGGAATCACAACGTCAGCCTCTACAGGAAGTTCTTGAGCGAGTTGATTTCCAAGCGCTTTACGGACCTTATACACTGACTCACCAAAAATATTGGAATCAGGTCTTGCGAAATAAATGTATTCGAAAATACATAGAGCCGGTTTTGCAGGAGGGAAAGGATAGAAGGAACGGGTTCCTGTTCTATCCACAACGATCATCTCACCTGGCTCCACATCTCTTTCGTAAGTGGTATCAGTGATATCGAATGCGCAAGTTTCGGATGCGAATACGATGGATCCGTCATCCCTTCTTCCCATTACCAAAGGACGGAAACCGTTCGGATCCCTGACTGCAATCAATTGGTTTTTGGTAAGAACAACCAGGGAATATGCCCCTCTTACTTTTTTCAGAGCAGAAGAAAGCGCAGAAAGCAGATCCGTCTCTCCGGAGCGAGCCATCAGGTGGACAATCACTTCCGAATCGATTGTGGTTTGG is part of the Leptospira neocaledonica genome and harbors:
- the purF gene encoding amidophosphoribosyltransferase; this encodes MSSIPNTSSLRTLVRDDKPKEECAIFGIFNSPEAANFTYLGLYSMQHRGQESSGIVSSDGEHLYRYAGMGLVANIFTEGKIRELTGTAAIGHNRYSTTGASFLRNAQPLRVESHLGPIALAHNGNLVNSWEVRSQLEKEGSIFQTTIDSEVIVHLMARSGETDLLSALSSALKKVRGAYSLVVLTKNQLIAVRDPNGFRPLVMGRRDDGSIVFASETCAFDITDTTYERDVEPGEMIVVDRTGTRSFYPFPPAKPALCIFEYIYFARPDSNIFGESVYKVRKALGNQLAQELPVEADVVIPVPDSANIAALGYSEASGIPFQSGLIRSHYVGRTFIEPDQKIRDFGAKIKYNVVKNVVDGKRVVIVDDSIMRGTTSRKIIKMIRNAGATEIHLRVSAPPTVSPCYYGIDIPTHKELIAATHTIEEIRKYLRVDSIAYLSVDSMHKAVSEHRGGGFCNACFTSDYPVEFQSDMGNQKSLFKEYEVEERV